The Xanthomonas indica genome has a segment encoding these proteins:
- a CDS encoding lectin, protein MKPIQPGVAVLLLALAACDRPPPSPPAAPPAPSAPAAAAADDGALPPPEIDQPDGDVPPARAPASALPPELAAGDRQLARIDGYGDLRLGMSTAQARAAWGGELDGQPSAGSSCYVLRPRWAKDNHQFGLMVEDDTLVRYDVRTAKETAPGGGKVGMDLAHLRALYAGRLEEQPHKYVEGAKVLRVRGESGQPGVLVFETDAAGKAIAWRVGLPPQVDYVEGCG, encoded by the coding sequence ATGAAGCCGATTCAACCAGGCGTGGCGGTGTTGCTGCTCGCGCTCGCCGCCTGCGACCGGCCGCCGCCATCGCCGCCGGCCGCGCCTCCTGCGCCATCGGCACCTGCCGCTGCCGCGGCCGACGACGGCGCCTTGCCGCCGCCGGAGATCGACCAGCCCGACGGCGACGTGCCGCCGGCACGGGCCCCGGCCTCGGCGCTGCCGCCGGAGCTGGCGGCGGGGGACCGGCAACTGGCGCGCATCGACGGCTACGGCGACCTGCGCCTGGGCATGAGCACGGCGCAGGCACGTGCGGCCTGGGGCGGCGAACTCGACGGCCAGCCCAGCGCCGGCAGCAGCTGCTACGTGCTGCGTCCGCGCTGGGCCAAGGACAACCACCAGTTCGGTCTGATGGTCGAAGACGACACGCTGGTGCGCTATGACGTGCGCACCGCCAAGGAAACCGCGCCGGGCGGCGGCAAGGTCGGCATGGACCTGGCGCACCTGCGCGCGCTGTATGCCGGCCGCCTGGAGGAACAGCCGCACAAGTACGTCGAAGGCGCGAAGGTGCTGCGCGTGCGCGGCGAGTCCGGCCAGCCCGGCGTGCTGGTATTCGAGACCGACGCCGCCGGCAAGGCCATCGCCTGGCGCGTGGGCCTGCCGCCGCAAGTGGATTACGTGGAGGGCTGTGGTTGA